The Daucus carota subsp. sativus chromosome 7, DH1 v3.0, whole genome shotgun sequence genome window below encodes:
- the LOC108194360 gene encoding G-type lectin S-receptor-like serine/threonine-protein kinase At4g27290, which produces MDVTSIILLFCSTLLTTFMYSVAVDTIRVNQTIRDGETIISAGGDFELGFFSPGSSTNRYLGIWYKSISNGTVVWVANRDTPISNSAGVLMVNDKGIILQTDDRIIWSSNITISLKNPVARLLDSGNLVVREDDNDINNAENFIWQSFDHAVDTMLPTMKVGLNLVTGLESYVTSWKSVDDPSRGSFSNRINPNGFPQYFISKGSAKWFRTGPWVGNQYSGYPKSNPNGIYKDRFVFNKKQIYYEFDLVNNTSAVIRFKLTPNGEIKLLVWNYENQIWKAYITLTVTDCDLYGLCGAYGICNINSSPRCECMKGFIPKYPEKWKAVDWSSGCVRKTRLDCETEADFIKYSGVKLPDTQHSLYDMRINLEECRRLCLKNCSCTAYANADVRSGGSGCILWFDDLTDIKGYTEYGQDIYVKMPESELVNNRRSIPKRLIVIILSATVLVLISLYIVRKRKQREEENLKFSSEGVALKNIESEEWELPQVDFKRIVKATDNFSQDNKLGEGGYGPVYKGILIDGQEIAVKRLSKNSGQGLDEFITEISCIAKLQHRNLVTLLGCCTEKGERILIYEYMANKSLDSFIFDEEIRKSINWPERYNIIIGIARGLLYLHQDSKLRIIHRDLKASNILLDHEMNPKISDFGMARCFKGGQMEANTSRIVGTYGYMSPEYAIDGQISVKSDVYSFGVLLIEMVSGKKNRLFSHPHHNLNLVGHAWKSYNEDMLLDIIDEVILDSSDQMEVFRVIQIGLLCVQEDPVDRPVMSQVVLMLSSNMILQHPKKPGFFLERRLQDTDKLLRKPKFSSGNELTLSSVLARQ; this is translated from the exons ATGGATGTTACTAGCATCATTTTGCTCTTCTGCTCCACTTTATTAACAACCTTCATGTACTCTGTAGCAGTAGACACCATTAGAGTGAATCAAACCATTAGAGATGGTGAGACCATCATATCAGCCGGTGGGGATTTTGAGCTAGGATTTTTCAGCCCTGGTAGTTCTACGAATCGATATCTGGGTATCTGGTACAAGAGTATATCCAACGGGACTGTTGTATGGGTTGCTAACAGGGATACTCCTATTAGTAATTCTGCAGGTGTTTTAATGGTCAATGACAAGGGAATTATTTTGCAGACAGATGACAGGATCATATGGTCATCGAATATCACCATATCGCTGAAGAATCCTGTTGCAAGACTATTGGATTCTGGGAATTTGGTTGTAAGGGAGGATGATAATGATATCAACAATgcagaaaattttatttggcagAGTTTTGATCATGCGGTAGATACTATGCTTCCTACCATGAAGGTTGGACTAAACTTGGTAACGGGCTTAGAGAGTTACGTTACATCATGGAAAAGTGTTGATGATCCATCCAGGGGAAGTTTTAGTAACCGTATTAATCCTAATGGTTTTCCACAGTATTTCATATCGAAAGGTTCAGCAAAATGGTTTAGGACTGGACCATGGGTTGGTAACCAGTACAGTGGGTATCCGAAGAGTAATCCAAATGGCATATATAAAGACAGATTTGTTTTCAATAAGAAGCAAATTTATTATGAGTTTGATCTTGTCAATAATACTTCTGCTGTTATAAGGTTCAAATTGACACCAAATGGAGAAATCAAGCTTCTTGTATGGAATTATGAAAATCAAATCTGGAAGGCATATATTACCTTGACAGTCACTGACTGTGATCTTTATGGACTTTGTGGGGCTTATGGTATTTGTAACATTAACAGCTCCCCCAGATGTGAATGTATGAAGGGATTTATTCCCAAATATCCAGAGAAGTGGAAGGCAGTCGATTGGTCTAGTGGATGTGTTCGTAAAACAAGACTAGACTGTGAAACTGAAGCAGACTTTATAAAATATTCTGGTGTAAAGTTGCCAGATACACAGCACTCGCTATATGACATGAGAATAAATCTTGAAGAATGTCGCAGGCTTTGTCTAAAGAACTGCTCTTGTACAGCTTATGCGAACGCAGATGTTAGAAGTGGTGGAAGTGGATGCATTTTATGGTTTGATGATCTAACTGATATTAAAGGATACACAGAATATGGACAAGATATATATGTCAAGATGCCAGAATCTGAATTAG TGAATAACCGGAGATCCATACCAAAAAGGCTTATAGTGATCATATTAAGTGCCACAGTACTTGTTCTAATATCCTTATATATAGTAAGGAAGAGAAAGCAGAGGGAAGAAG AGAACTTGAAATTCAGTTCAGAAGGCGTTGCCTTGAAAAATATTGAGAGCGAAGAGTGGGAGTTGCCACAAGTGGACTTTAAAAGAATTGTAAAAGCCACAGATAACTTCTCCCAGGACAACAAGCTTGGAGAGGGCGGCTATGGACCTGTCTACAAG GGCATCTTAATTGATGGACAGGAGATAGCCGTGAAAAGGCTTTCAAAGAATTCTGGTCAAGGACTAGATGAGTTCATTACTGAAATTTCTTGTATTGCAAAGCTTCAGCACAGAAATCTTGTGACGCTTCTTGGTTGCTGCACTGAGAAAGGAGAAAGAATTTTGATCTACGAATATATGGccaataaaagtttagattcgttcattttcg ATGAAGAAATAAGAAAATCGATCAATTGGCCAGAACGATACAACATAATAATTGGCATTGCGAGGGGACTTCTGTATCTTCATCAAGATTCAAAGCTAAGAATTATTCATAGAGATCTAAAGGCCAGTAACATTTTACTTGATCACGAAATGAATCCAAAGATTTCAGACTTTGGCATGGCAAGATGTTTTAAAGGAGGTCAAATGGAAGCAAATACATCAAGAATTGTTGGCACTTA TGGTTATATGTCCCCTGAATATGCTATTGACGGACAAATTTCTGTCAAATCCGATGTATACAGCTTTGGTGTTTTACTCATAGAGATGGTGAGCGGAAAGAAAAACAGATTATTCAGTCATCCTCATcacaacttaaatctagtcggGCAT GCATGGAAGAGTTACAACGAGGACATGCTTCTAGATATAATCGACGAGGTGATCTTGGACTCGAGTGACCAGATGGAAGTGTTTCGAGTTATCCAAATTGGACTGCTGTGTGTTCAAGAAGATCCAGTAGACAGGCCAGTTATGTCCCAAGTGGTTCTGATGTTGAGCAGTAATATGATTCTGCAGCATCCTAAGAAACCTGGTTTCTTCCTGGAAAGAAGATTGCAGGACACAGATAAATTATTGAGGAAACCTAAATTTTCATCAGGCAATGAGCTAACTCTTAGCTCTGTCCTAGCTCGACAATAG
- the LOC108196863 gene encoding dau c 1 isoallergen Dau c 1.0301-like, with protein MGLQKHEQEITSSLSAEKIFYGLIVDVDTIFPKAAPGAYKNVEIKGDGGVGTIKHITLPDGGPITTMTLRTDALDKEACTVEYSIIDGDVLLGLIDKVETHLVVVPDADGGSTTKTTTIFHTKGDAVVPEENIKYSEEQNISVFKAVEAYLIAN; from the exons ATGGGTCTCCAGAAGCACGAACAAGAAATTACCTCCTCTCTATCAGCAGAGAAAATATTCTATGGCTTGATCGTCGatgttgataccattttccccAAGGCTGCTCCCGGGGCTTACAAAAATGTCGAAATCAAAGGTGATGGTGGAGTCGGAACCATCAAACACATCACTCTTCCTGATG GTGGCCCGATCACCACAATGACCCTTAGAACTGATGCCCTGGACAAGGAGGCATGCACCGTCGAATACAGCATCATCGATGGAGACGTTCTGTTGGGTCTCATTGACAAAGTTGAAACTCATCTTGTCGTTGTGCCAGATGCTGACGGAGGAAGCACCACCAAGACTACGACCATATTCCACACCAAAGGTGATGCTGTGGTCCCAGAAGAGAACATTAAGTATTCCGAGGAGCAGAACATATCAGTATTCAAGGCTGTTGAGGCCTATCTCATTGCAAATTAA
- the LOC108196862 gene encoding dau c 1 isoallergen Dau c 1.0301, translating to MGLQKHEQEITSSLSAEKIFNGLIVDVDTIFPKAAPGAYKNVEIKGDGGVGTIKHITLPDGSPITTMTLRTDALDKEACTVEYSIIDGDVLLGFIDKVETHLVVVQNADGGSTTKTTTIFHTKGDAVVPEENIKYSEEQNISVFKAVEAYLIAN from the exons ATGGGTCTCCAGAAGCACGAGCAAGAAATTACCTCCTCTCTATCAGCAGAGAAAATATTCAATGGCTTGATCGTTGatgttgataccattttccccAAGGCCGCTCCCGGAGCCTACAAAAATGTCGAAATCAAAGGTGATGGTGGAGTCGGAACCATCAAACACATCACTCTTCCTGATG GCAGCCCGATCACAACAATGACCCTTAGAACTGATGCCCTGGACAAGGAGGCATGCACCGTCGAATACAGCATCATCGATGGAGACGTTCTGTTGGGATTCATTGACAAAGTTGAAACTCATCTTGTCGTTGTGCAAAATGCTGACGGAGGAAGCACCACCAAGACGACGACCATATTCCACACCAAAGGTGATGCTGTCGTCCCGGAAGAGAACATTAAGTATTCCGAGGAGCAGAACATATCAGTATTCAAGGCTGTTGAGGCCTATCTCATTGCAAATTAA